CGGGATTCGAGATGGCGCTGGCGCGGCTGTATCAATCCGGCGACGAGGGCGCGGATGATGACACGCTGCTGTTCGACCTTGAGGACACCAACCGCCCCAACCGCGAACGCGATCTGCTGGACGAGGCCGAGGATGCCCCGGTGATCCAGCTGGTCAACCAGCTGCTGCGCCGTGCGGTGCTGGCGGGTGCGTCGGATCTGCATGTGGAACCTTATGAGGGGGGGCTGCGCGCCCGGATGCGGATCGACGGATTTTTGCAGCCGGTGCTGGACCGCGCCGACGTGCCGGTGAAACGCATCGTCTCACGGCTCAAGGTGATGGCGGGGCTGGATATCGCCGAAACCCGCCTGCCGCAGGACGGGCGCATCCCGCTGCGGCTGGGGGGCCGGCTGATCGACACGCGGGTCAGTTCGCTGCCCGGCAATTACGGCGAACGGGTGGTTTTACGGATCCTCGACCGGCAGGCGGGGCTGATGCCGCTGGACGGTCTGGGGCTGTCGCCCGATCAGATCGTGTTGCTGGAACGGCTGTCGCGCCTGCCCAACGGCATCATCCTCGCCACCGGGCCGACCGGATCGGGCAAGACAACAACGCTTTATTCGCTGCTCAAGCTCGCCAATCGGGAAGAGCGCAATATCGTCACGGTCGAAGATCCGATTGAATATGACCTGCCAGGGGTCAGCCAATCCCAGATCAACGCCGAGATAGGGATGACCTTTGCTGCCGGTCTGCGCGCCACCCTGCGCCAGGACCCGGATGTCATTCTGGTGGGCGAGATCCGCGATGGTGAAACCGCCGGTGTCGCGGCGCAAGCGGCACTGACCGGGCATCTGGTGTTCTCGTCCCTGCACGCCAACGGATCGGTGGGCGCGGTGGTGCGGCTGCGCGACCTCGGGCTTGATAACTTCCTGATTGCCGCGACTCTGCGGGGGGTGATCGCGCAGCGGTTGTTGCGCAGGCTTTGCCCGGAATGCCGCCATCCGCATGCGCCCAGCGTGTCCGAGGCGGCGTTTTTTGACAAACATGCCTTGCCACTGCCGCTGCGGATCTATGACGCGGTGGGCTGTCCGGCTTGCAACGGCACGGGCTATTCGGGCCGCGTCGGTATCTTTGAGATGCTGGAAGTCACCGAAGAACTGCGTGCCGCCATCGACCGCAACCTGCCCGAGACCGAGCTGCGCCCGATGGCGCTGAGCGCGCGCGAGACGCTGGCCGGGCAGGGGTTGGCCGAGGTGGCAGCGGGCCGCACAGCATTGGCCGAGGTGCTGCGCGTGGTGGGCGACGTGGCGTGAAGGCCTATAGCTACACAGCATATACTGACACCGGCCGCAGGCGCACCGGCACCGTGGTCGCCGAGACCGAGGCCCATGCCGCGCAGGAGCTGGCCGCCAAGGGGCTGTTTGTATCGGAACTGGCCGACCGGGGGACTGCAGGTCGCAAACCCGGGGGCGGGCGGGCCCGGGGCGGGTTTCTGACCCGCAGCACCCGGCTGAATGCTGATCTTCAGGCGGTCTTTACCCGGCAGATGGCGGTTCTGCTGGGGGCCGAACTGCCGATGGAGGCCGCGCTGGAAGCCGTGCGTGCCGGTGGTGCCAGCCCTGCAATGGATGCTGTGGCAGCGCGCGCGCGGGCGGCGCTGCTCGAAGGGCAGGCGCTGTCGGATGCACTGGAACACTCGGGGGCGGGCTTTGCGCGGGCCTATATCGCCGCCCTGCGCGCGGGTGAACGATCCGGCGATGTCGGCACTGTCATGGCCGAACTGGCGGACTATCTGGACACCCAGGGCAACGACCGGGCACAAATTGGGGCTGCGCTGGTCTATCCGGGTTTTGTCGCTGCCGTGGCGGTGCTGGTCTGCGGTATCCTGATGGTCAATGTCGCCCCCGAAATCGTGGCGATGTTCGAACTGTCGGACCGCCCGCTGCCTGACATTACCCGGGTGGTGCTGGGAATCAGTGACTGGATCCGTGGCAACCTGCTGCTGATCGGTGCAGGGATCGCTGGATTGGTGGTGCTGGGCATCACGAGCGGGCGGGTGCCGGTGTTGCGCAATGCCCGCGACCGAATGGTGTTGCGCCTGCCAGTCGCGGGGCGGCTGATGCGGTTATCATCCGCAGTGCAATATCTGCGCACGCTGGCGCTGGTATTGGGCAGCCGCCATGCGGTGCTGTCGGCGGTGGATTCTGCGGGCGAGGTTCTGAGCGTCGCGCGGTTCCAGCGCGAGGCGCAGGCGGTGTCCGAGGCGGTACGCCAGGGCGAAAGCCTGTCCACGGCGCTGGACCGGCTGTCGTTCATCCCACCCGTTGCGCGGCAACTGGTCAGCGCGGGCGAGATGTCGGCCAAGCTGGCGCGCATGGCCGAACGATCCGCCGTGCTGGTGGAAAATGGCCTGAGCCTTGAGCGCAAGCGCATCGCCGCACTGCTGGAGCCGATGCTGATGATGCTGGTGGGCGCGCTTGTGCTGACCATTGTACTGGCGGTGCTGCTGCCGATCTTTGATCTGCAATCGGTGGTCGCGGGGTGACACCGCAACCCGCGCACCCGGGCGACCGCAGACTGCAGGTCAGCTGCGCGCCTGCGCCGCGATCTGGTCCCACCAATAGGCCAGGCCCAGACGGTTCATCAGCTCTGTGCGCGATGCGGGGGCGTCCTGGACCGGGGCAAAGGTATCGCGCCAGCGGGCCAGACGCTCAGTGCTGAGGTCGCATTCGTGCCAGGTGTCGACAAAGGCCACAGGCAGTTGTGTGTAGGCGCGGCCCGTGGCTGTGGCGCGGATGATCGGGATCGACCCATGCAGCATCGTCTGCCAGGCCTTCGGTGACGGATCAAACCCACCCCCCTCGGCGCAGAGAACAAAGGCGTGGCTCTGCATCAGGGACAGGAATTCCGCCTCGGGCACCTCGGTGTCCAGAACGGTGCAGACCCCGCCCCAGTCGCTGCGGGCGCGGTCGCTGATCTGGCGGCGCAGATCCCATTGCGGACCGGGGCGTACCCGATGGCCGACCAGAATCCGCAATGGCCGGTCCCGCAGGGGAACAGAGGGGCCAACGGGAACGCCTGTGTCGGGCGGCCCATCGCGAAAGACCATCCCGGTGGGCAGGGAGGCAAAGCGGGGATCAGCGCCATCGGACAGGTTCTCGGCAAACCAGCGGATCAGATGCGGATGGTCCAGAATGGCCTGAATGTGACCCTGTTCTATGGCAGTATAGCCGCGCCAGCGCTGATCGCATTGCCGTGGCAGGGTCACATCCTCGGACCCTGAGACCAGCACAAATGGCTGCTTCAGGTCGGGCAGGATCCGTGTGGCAAATTCGGTCAATGCGTGAAACGGATCGCGCAGCGACAGAAAGATATGCCGTGGTGCCGGGGTCGCATCATTGCGATGCAGGTGAATCCGGGGGGCCTTGCCATCACTAAGGACAACCCAGTCGCAGCGCGCCGCGATGCCGGTGATCCGGTATGCATCCGCCCCGGCCCCGCGGGGAAACAGGCGGATATTGTGGGGGTCATCCAGGGTCTGTGGTGGGGTCATCGCCGCTATACTCTGTCTTTGGTCGCGCCGCCTGTCGCGGGTTAGCGAGGTTTTGGGTCAGGCCTGCGGCCATTGGTGAGGATCGGCGCAAATACCGGAACGGCGTCGTCGAATTCGGCCCGGATGGCATCCAGACGGGTCAGGTCAGCGGCGTCATCAACACCCGCCGCCAGGCGCTCGAAAATGGCGTAGCTGTCGCGATACCACCTGGCGAGCAGTCCGGCCCCCGATCCCGCAGTGGTGCGATGGTTGCGCAGTCCGGCCGACAGGAACCCTTCCATGTCCTGTGCCGCCGTGTCGGTGTACAGCGGCAGACCAAAGGTTTTGGCGATGCCGGCAACCACGGCGGGGGCGGTCTCCAACAGCCGGTCATAGCTGGTGAAATGGCGGGGCAATCCGCGACACGCCGCCTCGGCCTCGAGGGTGTGACGCAACCAGAGCAGGTGGGTAAAGGCCGGTTCAAAGCGATAGCGGCTGGCCAGAGACCCCGCCACCTCTTGTGGATTGCGATGGGTCAGCAGCGGCAAAAGCCGGGTGCCACGCTTTTCCAGCACGGCGTGCCAGAACGGCAACAGGCGACAGATCCGCGGATCTTTCAGCACAAAAAGTCCGGTGGTGCCGAATTCGCCGTCCAGCACCCTAATGGCGGCATCATGCTTGGCGCGCACTTCGGGTGTGGTGAACCAGTCCGGGTCGATCGGGCGCCAGTCCTTCCAGCTGCTGCCCGCAGAGGCCAGCAGCGCATCGTTGAGATCGCGCACCGGGATGGATTCAAAGAACCCTTTGGGATTGCTGAAATGCGGCTCCATCTGGGTGCCGGGCGGAGTGGCCCCCAGCAGCGTCAGCGCCCCCGCCAGCGCCGAGGTACCAGACCGGTGCATCCCCAGCACCATGAGACAGCTTTGCTGTGGGTTGGTTGGCTTTGCGGCCCTCACCGTCAGAGTCGGCTCTGTTTTGGCGATT
The DNA window shown above is from Puniceibacterium sp. IMCC21224 and carries:
- a CDS encoding GspE/PulE family protein gives rise to the protein MDAVPASAGLATDPVSGTVLARLPFAFARDNQVAIEGARLIAGPGATLTGLREARRRAGHTLEITQEDAPGFEMALARLYQSGDEGADDDTLLFDLEDTNRPNRERDLLDEAEDAPVIQLVNQLLRRAVLAGASDLHVEPYEGGLRARMRIDGFLQPVLDRADVPVKRIVSRLKVMAGLDIAETRLPQDGRIPLRLGGRLIDTRVSSLPGNYGERVVLRILDRQAGLMPLDGLGLSPDQIVLLERLSRLPNGIILATGPTGSGKTTTLYSLLKLANREERNIVTVEDPIEYDLPGVSQSQINAEIGMTFAAGLRATLRQDPDVILVGEIRDGETAGVAAQAALTGHLVFSSLHANGSVGAVVRLRDLGLDNFLIAATLRGVIAQRLLRRLCPECRHPHAPSVSEAAFFDKHALPLPLRIYDAVGCPACNGTGYSGRVGIFEMLEVTEELRAAIDRNLPETELRPMALSARETLAGQGLAEVAAGRTALAEVLRVVGDVA
- a CDS encoding type II secretion system F family protein, whose translation is MKAYSYTAYTDTGRRRTGTVVAETEAHAAQELAAKGLFVSELADRGTAGRKPGGGRARGGFLTRSTRLNADLQAVFTRQMAVLLGAELPMEAALEAVRAGGASPAMDAVAARARAALLEGQALSDALEHSGAGFARAYIAALRAGERSGDVGTVMAELADYLDTQGNDRAQIGAALVYPGFVAAVAVLVCGILMVNVAPEIVAMFELSDRPLPDITRVVLGISDWIRGNLLLIGAGIAGLVVLGITSGRVPVLRNARDRMVLRLPVAGRLMRLSSAVQYLRTLALVLGSRHAVLSAVDSAGEVLSVARFQREAQAVSEAVRQGESLSTALDRLSFIPPVARQLVSAGEMSAKLARMAERSAVLVENGLSLERKRIAALLEPMLMMLVGALVLTIVLAVLLPIFDLQSVVAG